In a single window of the Littorina saxatilis isolate snail1 linkage group LG3, US_GU_Lsax_2.0, whole genome shotgun sequence genome:
- the LOC138961229 gene encoding uncharacterized protein, with protein sequence MSDDSSPAHNFRKSTIAAQLARKQPADKSLPIVTTDKKGRKTLTVGNDREEVIDSLPIPADEEESVHLSLQVDSNRNDEEVDPQACTDVSPVNMSQSTSVDPLELTRQLLAEGQLLGLEGAELHAFVLNQKQQTLDREERDAERLERDAERQFQLEQLKIQNANQEGNRNNNSPGRIREDDGFKPKIPFLDDRDDIESWFHQFEHYARDCNLSDAAKASRVVYFLKGKARVIFSKLNEEDANDYDTLKHALYEGFQLTSEDYRKKFRQTKKSATDTYKEHITKLERYLDKWVELAECDQDVKDLKDLLVREQVLDTLPPDLTVHIRDRDPKSAKEIGMIANTYQQSRSNVKTSSTYVKPEKRRSPQEETRIAAPSTKPANQTLKAKLSDAEREKLRASGCCFICKLQGHVSRFCPNKRDTAGAVSSKKDTLETPILLEKLCGNCKEKKCAEVVPVKLNGTIVNALRDTGCTGIIVSKKFVPKEAYSAKMKETTLAEKDSKKMYHTAVVHIDSPYFDSETEVTVMDDPIYPVLIGKWYGLGKEKKLTPTYPVRDPAWYPGTAAAVTTRAQATEDAQKPSCSHKQGVKEEERLYSPADLKREQASDPSLKTIRQFANSPEGINGIRYSYKKEILYRTTKDRHGNDRSLVIVPKKLRNKVLSFGHDHPMAGHLGQRKTSDRIRAEFWWPGCAGDIRRYCLSCDTCQRTAPKSQTKKVPLGRMPPISSVFKRVAVDIIGPVKPMSESKKQYILVSVDYATRYPEAVALKNIQADTVAEALWEMWTRLGIPDEVITDQGTQFTSHLMKEVNDFLSIKHHMTAPFHPQANGLVERFNSTLKSMLKKLAIDQPREWDTFIPALLFAYREAPQESMGFSPFELLYGRSVKGPMQVLRQTWTEEEISGEQKTTAEYVVNLRNRIEETCNVARENLKKAASKQAHFFNKKTKPRTLEVGKRVLLLRPVKNNKLELTWSGPYKVVEKLNEFDYKIQVGRRTRIYHINLIKEYQERELSSATPNPSSSAQASVPASNEEESDEEDGGEEVVAVVMEEDNTMDDDIFKYDTQKMLPLLETQRTENVKNIHFDEKLDEAKVKEAKMICEEFEEFLTDVPKTTNLEKCSIEVTEKKPVFVKPRPIPHAMVETVEKEIEEMLKLHVIEPANSPYNSPIVLIKKKDGKYRFCSDLRALNNVVVFDAEPITDVDHLFQSLGKAKYFSKLDLTKGYWAIPIEEEDRDKTAFTTSAGQFRWANMPFGLKTATGVFNRMMRKLLNPIRRKDVHHFMDDVLIATETWEEHMSALKAVLQRLQEANLAAKPSKCYIGYTELPYLGHEVGGGKSCSVNRPDKEVQPRQACLERRSEKEF encoded by the exons ATGAGTGACGACAGTTCCCCAGCTCATAATTTTAGAAAGTCCACCATCGCAGCCCAGTTGGCACGGAAACAGCCGGCCGACAAATCTCTCCCCATAGTGACCACAGATAAGAAGGGAAGAAAAACCCTTACTGTCGGTAACGATCGGGAAGAGGTGATAGACTCGTTACCAATTCCTGCTGACGAAGAAGAGAGTGTTCATCTCTCTCTTCAAGTTGACAGCAACCGTAACGACGAAGAGGTTGATCCACAGGCGTGCACGGACGTGTCACCTGTAAATATGTCTCAGTCCACAAGTGTAGATCCGCTAGAGTTGACTAGACAGCTATTGGCCGAAGGACAGTTGTTGGGGTTAGAAGGAGCCGAGTTGCATGCATTTGTTCTTAATCAGAAGCAACAAACTCTTGATCGCGAAGAACGTGATGCTGAACGGCTAGAACGTGACGCTGAACGACAATTCCAACTGGAACAGTTGAAAATCCAGAACGCCAACCAAGAGggcaacaggaacaacaactcGCCAGGACGTATTCGCGAAGATGATGGTTTCAAACCCAAGATTCCTTTTCTAGACGACCGTGATGACATCGAGAGCTGGTTCCATCAGTTCGAGCATTATGCTCGAGACTGTAACCTGAGTGATGCAGCAAAAGCTTCACGTGTAGTGTACTTTCTGAAGGGTAAGGCGAGAGTCATCTTCTCAAAGCTGAACGAGGAAGACGCTAATGACTACGACACTCTCAAACACGCTTTGTATGAGGGCTTCCAACTCACTAGCGAAGATTATAGAAAGAAGTTTCGCCAAACCAAGAAAAGCGCCACTGACACGTATAAAGAGCACATCACGAAGCTAGAACGGTATCTAGACAAATGGGTGGAATTAGCAGAATGCGACCAAGATGTAAAAGATCTCAAAGATTTGTTGGTCCGTGAGCAGGTGTTGGACACCCTTCCTCCTGACCTCACCGTTCACATTAGGGATAGAGACCCTAAGAGCGCCAAAGAGATTGGGATGATAGCCAACACATATCAACAATCTAGATCGAACGTCAAAACTTCATCAACGTACGTCAAGCCTGAAAAACGTCGTTCTccccaagaagaaacaagaatagCTGCTCCATCAACAAAACCCGCAAATCAAACTCTAAAGGCAAAGTTGAGTGAcgccgagagagagaaactgcgaGCATCTggatgttgtttcatttgtaaATTGCAAGGGCATGTCTCTCGTTTCTGTCCAAACAAGAGAGACACAGCAGGTGCAGTTTCATCGAAGAAAgatacacttgagacaccgATCCTCTTAGAAAAACTTTGCGGAAATTGCAAGGAAAAGAAATGTGCCGAAGTGGTACCAGTGAAGCTGAATGGAACAATTGTCAACGCTTTGAGAGACACTGGATGTACTGGTATCATTGTCAGCAAGAAGTTTGTGCCAAAGGAGGCATATTCAGCGAAAATGAAGGAGACTACTCTGGCAGAGAAAGACTCCAAGAAGATGTACCACACCGCCGTGGTGCACATCGATTCACCCTACTTTGACTCCGAGACAGAAGTAACGGTGATGGACGACCCAATTTACCCTGTCCTCATAGGTAAATGGTATGGACTAGGTAAAGAGAAGAAATTGACTCCCACATATCCTGTTCGAGACCCAGCATGGTACCCTGGGACAGCAGCTGCTGTTACCACGAGAGCACAAGCGACAGAGGACGCCCAGAAACCAAGCTGCAGCCACAAACAGGGAgtcaaggaagaagaaagactgTATTCGCCAGCTGATCTGAAGAGAGAACAGGCAAGTGACCCTTCGTTGAAGACCATCAGGCAATTTGCCAACTCTCCAGAAGGGATCAATGGGATACGGTATTCatacaagaaagaaatcctGTATAGAACAACGAAAGATCGCCACGGAAACGACCGTTCACTAGTAATCGTTCCGAAGAAACTCAGAAACAAAGTTCTTTCATTTGGTCACGATCACCCCATGGCAGGACACTTAGGTCAAAGAAAAACATCTGACAGAATTAGAGCAGAATTCTGGTGGCCAGGGTGTGCAGGAGACATTCGTAGGTATTGCTTGTCCtgtgacacatgccaaagaacTGCACCGAAAAGTCAGACGAAGAAAGTCCCTCTGGGAAGGATGCCACCCATCAGTTCAGTTTTCAAGAGAGTTGCGGTGGATATCATCGGCCCGGTCAAACCTATGTCGGAGAGCAAGAAACAATACATCTTGGTATCTGTTGACTACGCTACCCGATACCCCGAAGCCGTAGCCCTGAAAAACATCCAAGCAGACACCGTAGCTGAAGCTCTCTGGGAGATGTGGACTAGATTGGGAATCCCAGATGAAGTGATAACGGACCAAGGCACACAGTTCACCAGCCACCTGATGAAAGAAGTGAACGACTTTCTCAGCATCAAACACCATATGACTGCACCGTTTCACCCTCAAGCGAATGGTTTGGTCGAAAGGTTCAACTCCACactgaagagcatgctgaaaaagTTAGCGATCGATCAACCGAGGGAATGGGACACGTTTATCCCCGCCCTCCTGTTCGCATACAGAGAAGCCCCACAAGAAAGCATGGGATTTTCGCCGTTTGAGCTGCTGTATGGGAGATCTGTCAAAGGACCCATGCAAGTGCTGCGCCAAACATGGACCGAAGAAGAAATCTCAGGGGAGCAGAAGACTACAGCGGAATATGTAGTCAACCTCAGGAACAGAATAGAAGAAACGTGCAACGTGGCACGTGAGAACCTGAAGAaagcggccagcaagcaagccCATTTCTTCAACAAGAAAACGAAACCAAGGACGCTAGAAGTCGGAAAACGGGTTCTACTTCTACGCCCTGTGAAGAACAACAAGCTGGAACTTACATGGTCAGGTCCCTACAAGGTTGTGGAAAAGTTGAACGAATTCGACTACAAGATCCAAGTTGGCAGAAGAACACGGATCTACCACATCAACCTCATCAAGGAGTACCAAGAACGGGAATTGAGTTCCGCCACTCCCAATCCCAGTTCATCTGCCCAAGCGAGTGTTCCTGCTtcaaacgaagaagaaagtgaTGAAGAAGACGGAGGAGAAGAGGTCGTGGCTGTTGTCATGGAAGAGGACAACACGATGGACGATGACATTTTCAAGTATGACACTCAGAAGATGTTACCCCTCCTAGAAACTCAAAGAACCGAAAATGTGAAGAACATCCATTTCGACGAGAAATTGGACGAGGCAAAGGTCAAGGAGGCGAAGATGATCTGTGAAGAATTTGAAGAGTTCCTAACAGATGTTCCAAAGACGACGAACCTGGAAAAATGTTCCATTGAAGTGACAGAGAAGAAACCAGTCTTTGTGAAACCCAGACCCATACCTCACGCCATGGTAGAAACTGTCGAAAAGGAAATTGAAGAAATGCTGAAGTTGCATGTCATCGAACCTGCAAACTCTCCATACAACTCTCCCATCGTCCTGATAAAGAAGAAGGACGGAAAGTACCGTTTCTGTTCTGATCTGAGAGCTCTGAACAACGTGGTAGTGTTCGACGCTGAACCCATCACCGATGTCGACCATCTGTTTCAAAGTTTGGGAAAAGCAAAATACTTTTCAAAGCTAGACTTGACGAAAGGATATTGGGCGATCCCAATAGAGGAGGAGGATAGAGACAAGACGGCATTCACAACTTCAGCGGGCCAATTTCGTTGGGCCAACATGccatttggattgaaaacagcGACGGGGGTGTTTAAccgcatgatgaggaagctacTCAATCCAATCAGAAGAAAAGACGTCCACCACTTCATGGACGACGTGCTTATAGCAACTGaaacctgggaagagcacatGTCAGCTCTGAAGGCAGTACTACAGAGGCTACAAGAAGCCAATTTGGCAGCAAAACCCTCCAAGTGCTACATAGGCTACACAGAGTTGCCGTACCTCGGACACGAAGTGGGAGGTGGAAAAAG CTGTTCCGTTAACCGACCTGACAAAGAAGTTCAACCCAGACAAGCTTGTCTGGAACGACGAAGCGAAAAGGAGTTTTGA
- the LOC138962581 gene encoding uncharacterized protein has translation MEQRGWSRHGKLVLVFVLIALNAEDVICGYGKWYLDSLYNDRLPSGVNMTSSIFVRSKLHCATACQAQEWCNSFFYNDVIKTCVPQWLVHVSPNDAVMTPGWIYFRVTSASCPKFGSASSNESYVIDRVSVTCYRVVTSPKLTWLASRDACTNNNERLTVLEPVEKARFIQFFLNTNTAFFGFTGSFAVGASRPQAVWNTSWPASGPDFIWVNGQAVNYDATATFWYVNRPNNAQNKDNVVGLKTNKNFTWEDLGESEERVYICERAYYPGN, from the exons ATGGAGCAGCGTGGCTGGAGTCGACATGGAAAACTTGTATTGGTCTTTGTCCTTATTGCTTTGAACGCTGAAGATGTCATATGTGG ATATGGAAAATGGTACTTGGACAGCTTGTACAATGATCGTCTGCCATCAGGTGTTAACATGACGTCATCGATTTTTGTTCGTTCAAAACTACACTGTGCCACAGCGTGCCAAGCACAAGAGTGGTGCAACTCATTCTTTTACAACGACGTCATCAAAACATGTGTACCGCAATGGCTAGTACACGTATCTCCGAATGACGCAGTAATGACGCCTGGCTGGATATATTTCCGCGTGACGTCAG CATCCTGTCCGAAATTTGGCAGTGCATCTTCCAATGAAAGTTACGTCATCGATCGCGTCAGCGTGACGTGCTACCGAGTGGTGACGTCACCAAAGTTAACATGGTTAGCGTCGCGTGATGCGTGTACTAACAACAACGAGAGGTTGACAGTGCTGGAACCTGTTGAAAAGGCCAGATTCATCCAATTCTTCTTGAACACAAATACAG CGTTCTTCGGTTTTACCGGTTCCTTCGCCGTGGGCGCCAGTCGTCCTCAGGCCGTGTGGAACACATCGTGGCCAGCGTCGGGTCCAGACTTTATCTGGGTCAACGGTCAAGCGGTCAACTACGATGCCACAGCCACCTTCTGGTATGTGAACAGACCCAACAATGCTCAAAACAAGGACAACGTGGTGGGACTGAAAACGAACAAAAACTTCACGTGGGAAGACCTGGGCGAATCCGAGGAGAGGGTCTACATCTGCGAGCGCGCATATTACCCTGGGAATTAG
- the LOC138961230 gene encoding uncharacterized protein, whose translation MTPGWIYFRVTSASCPKFGSASSNETYVIDRVSVTCYRVVTSPKLTWLASRDACTNNNERLTVLEPVEKARFIQFFLNTNTAFFDFTGSFAVGASRPQAVWNTSWPASGPDFIWVNGQAVNYDATAPFWYVNRPNNAQNRDNVVGLKTNKNFTWEDLGESEERVYICERAYYPGN comes from the exons ATGACGCCTGGCTGGATATATTTCCGCGTGACGTCAG CATCCTGTCCGAAATTTGGCAGTGCATCCTCCAATGAAACTTACGTCATCGATCGCGTCAGCGTGACGTGCTACCGAGTGGTGACGTCACCAAAGTTAACATGGTTAGCGTCGCGTGATGCGTGTACTAACAACAACGAGAGGTTGACAGTGCTGGAACCTGTTGAAAAGGCCAGATTCATCCAATTCTTCTTGAACACAAATACGG CATTCTTCGATTTTACCGGTTCCTTCGCCGTGGGCGCCAGTCGTCCTCAGGCCGTGTGGAACACATCGTGGCCAGCGTCGGGTCCAGACTTTATCTGGGTCAACGGTCAAGCGGTGAACTACGATGCCACAGCCCCCTTCTGGTATGTGAACAGACCCAACAATGCTCAAAACAGGGACAACGTGGTGGGACTGAAAACGAACAAAAACTTCACGTGGGAAGACCTGGGCGAATCCGAGGAGAGGGTTTACATCTGCGAGCGCGCATATTATCCTGGGAATTAG
- the LOC138961231 gene encoding uncharacterized protein, with the protein MSDDSSPAHNFRKSTIAAQLARKQPADKSLPIVTTDKKGRKTLTVGNDREEVIDSLPIPADEEESVHLSLQVDSNRNDEEVDPQACTDVSPVNMSQSTSVDPLELTRQLLAEGQLLGLEGAELRAFVLNQKQQTLDREERDAERLERDAERQFQLEQLKIQNANQEGNRNNNSPGRIREDDGFKPKIPFLDDRDDIESWFHQFEHYARDCNLSDAAKASRVVYFLKGKARVIFSKLNEEDANDYDTLKHALYEGFQLTSEDYRKKFRQTKKSATDTYKEHITKLERYLDKWVELAECDQDVKDLKDLLVREQVLDTLPPDLAVHIRDRDPKSAKEIGMIANTYQQSRSNVKTSSTYVKPEKRRSPQEETRIAAPSTKPANQTLKAKLSDAEREKLRASGCCFICKLQGHVSRFCPNKRDTAGAVSSKKDTLETPILLEKLCGNCKEKKCAEVVPVKLNGTIVNALRDTGCTGIIVSKKFVPKEAYSAKMKETTLAEKDSKKMYHTAVVHIDSPYFDSETEVTVMDDPIYPVLIGKWYGLGKEKKLTPTYPVRDPAWYPGTAAAVTTRAQATEDAQKPSCSHKQGVKEEERLYSPADLKREQASDPSLKTIRQFANSPEGINGIRYSYKKEILYRTTKDRHGNDRSLVIVPKKLRNKVLSFGHDHPMAGHLGQRKTSDRIRAEFWWPGCAGDIRRYCLSCDTCQRTAPKSQTKKVPLGRMPPISSVFKRVAVDIIGPVKPMSESKKQYILVSVDYATRYPEAVALKNIQADTVAEALWEMWTRLGIPDEVITDQGTQFTSHLMKEVNDFLSIKHHMTAPFHPQANGLVERFNSTLKSMLKKLAIDQPREWDTFIPALLFAYREAPQESMGFSPFELLYGRSVKGPMQVLRQTWTEEEISGEQKTTAEYVVNLRNRIEETCNVARENLKKAASKQAHFFNKKTKPRTLEVGKRVLLLRPVKNNKLELTWSGPYKVVEKLNEFDYKIQVGRRTRIYHINLIKEYQERELSSATPNPSSSAQASVPASNEEESDEEDGGEEVVAVVMEEDNTMDDDIFKYDTQKMLPLLETQRTENVKNIHFDEKLDEAKVKEAKMICEEFEEFLTDVPKTTNLEKCSIEVTEKKPVFVKPRPIPHAMVETVEKEIEEMLKLHVIEPANSPYNSPIVLIKKKDGKYRFCSDLRALNNVVVFDAEPITDVDHLFQSLGKAKYFSKLDLTKGYWAIPIEEEDRDKTAFTTSAGQFRWANMPFGLKTATGVFNRMMRKLLNPIRRKDVHHFMDDVLIATETWEEHIKPSKCYIGYTELPYLGHEVGGGKRWPESDKIKKIQDALPPTTKKELRSFLGLCNFYRSYIESYANIAVPLTDLTKKFNPDKLVWNDEAKRSFETLKEKISQKPVLCMPDHSKPFVLRTDASDKGMGAVLMQEHEETLRPVAYQSKKFNGAESRYATVKKNA; encoded by the exons ATGAGTGACGACAGTTCCCCAGCTCATAATTTTAGAAAGTCCACCATCGCAGCCCAGTTGGCACGGAAACAGCCGGCCGACAAATCTCTCCCCATAGTGACCACAGATAAGAAGGGAAGAAAAACCCTTACTGTCGGTAACGATCGGGAAGAGGTGATAGACTCGTTACCAATTCCTGCTGACGAAGAAGAGAGTGTTCATCTCTCTCTTCAAGTTGACAGCAACCGTAACGACGAAGAGGTTGATCCACAGGCGTGCACGGACGTGTCACCTGTAAATATGTCTCAGTCCACAAGTGTAGATCCGCTAGAGTTGACTAGACAGCTATTGGCCGAAGGACAGTTGTTGGGGTTAGAAGGAGCCGAGTTGCGTGCATTTGTTCTTAATCAGAAGCAACAAACTCTTGATCGCGAAGAACGTGATGCTGAACGGCTAGAACGTGACGCTGAACGACAATTCCAACTGGAACAGTTGAAAATCCAGAACGCCAACCAAGAGggcaacaggaacaacaactcGCCAGGACGTATTCGCGAAGATGATGGTTTCAAACCCAAGATTCCTTTTCTAGACGACCGTGATGACATCGAGAGCTGGTTCCATCAGTTCGAGCATTATGCTCGAGACTGTAACCTGAGTGATGCAGCAAAAGCTTCACGTGTAGTGTACTTTCTGAAGGGTAAGGCGAGAGTCATCTTCTCAAAGCTGAACGAGGAAGACGCTAATGACTACGACACTCTCAAACACGCTTTGTATGAGGGCTTCCAACTCACTAGCGAAGATTATAGAAAGAAGTTTCGCCAAACCAAGAAAAGCGCCACTGACACGTATAAAGAGCACATCACGAAGCTAGAACGGTATCTAGACAAATGGGTGGAATTAGCAGAATGCGACCAAGATGTAAAAGATCTCAAAGATTTGTTGGTCCGTGAGCAGGTGTTGGACACCCTTCCTCCTGACCTCGCCGTTCACATTAGGGATAGAGACCCTAAGAGCGCCAAAGAGATTGGGATGATAGCCAACACATATCAACAATCTAGATCGAACGTCAAAACTTCATCAACGTACGTCAAGCCTGAAAAACGTCGTTCTccccaagaagaaacaagaatagCTGCTCCATCAACAAAACCCGCAAATCAAACTCTAAAGGCAAAGTTGAGTGAcgccgagagagagaaactgcgaGCATCTggatgttgtttcatttgtaaATTGCAAGGGCATGTCTCTCGTTTCTGTCCAAACAAGAGAGACACAGCAGGTGCAGTTTCATCGAAGAAAgatacacttgagacaccgATCCTCTTAGAAAAACTTTGCGGAAATTGCAAGGAAAAGAAATGTGCCGAAGTGGTACCAGTGAAGCTGAATGGAACAATTGTCAACGCTTTGAGAGACACTGGATGTACTGGTATCATTGTCAGCAAGAAGTTTGTGCCAAAGGAGGCATATTCAGCGAAAATGAAGGAGACTACTCTGGCAGAGAAAGACTCCAAGAAGATGTACCACACCGCCGTGGTGCACATCGATTCACCCTACTTTGACTCCGAGACAGAAGTAACGGTGATGGACGACCCAATTTACCCTGTCCTCATAGGTAAATGGTATGGACTAGGTAAAGAGAAGAAATTGACTCCCACATATCCTGTTCGAGACCCAGCATGGTACCCTGGGACAGCAGCTGCTGTTACCACGAGAGCACAAGCGACAGAGGACGCCCAGAAACCAAGCTGCAGCCACAAACAGGGAgtcaaggaagaagaaagactgTATTCGCCAGCTGATCTGAAGAGAGAACAGGCAAGTGACCCTTCGTTGAAGACCATCAGGCAATTTGCCAACTCTCCAGAAGGGATCAATGGGATACGGTATTCatacaagaaagaaatcctGTATAGAACAACGAAAGATCGCCACGGAAACGACCGTTCACTAGTAATCGTTCCGAAGAAACTCAGAAACAAAGTTCTTTCATTTGGTCACGATCACCCCATGGCAGGACACTTAGGTCAAAGAAAAACATCTGACAGAATTAGAGCAGAATTCTGGTGGCCAGGGTGTGCAGGAGACATTCGTAGGTATTGCTTGTCCtgtgacacatgccaaagaacTGCACCGAAAAGTCAGACGAAGAAAGTCCCTCTGGGAAGGATGCCACCCATCAGTTCAGTTTTCAAGAGAGTTGCGGTGGATATCATCGGCCCGGTCAAACCTATGTCGGAGAGCAAGAAACAATACATCTTGGTATCTGTTGACTACGCTACCCGATACCCCGAAGCCGTAGCCCTGAAAAACATCCAAGCAGACACCGTAGCTGAAGCTCTCTGGGAGATGTGGACTAGATTGGGAATCCCAGATGAAGTGATAACGGACCAAGGCACACAGTTCACCAGCCACCTGATGAAAGAAGTGAACGACTTTCTCAGCATCAAACACCATATGACTGCACCGTTTCACCCTCAAGCGAATGGTTTGGTCGAAAGGTTCAACTCCACactgaagagcatgctgaaaaagTTAGCGATCGATCAACCGAGGGAATGGGACACGTTTATCCCCGCCCTCCTGTTCGCATACAGAGAAGCCCCACAAGAAAGCATGGGATTTTCGCCGTTTGAGCTGCTGTATGGGAGATCTGTCAAAGGACCCATGCAAGTGCTGCGCCAAACATGGACCGAAGAAGAAATCTCAGGGGAGCAGAAGACTACAGCGGAATATGTAGTCAACCTCAGGAACAGAATAGAAGAAACGTGCAACGTGGCACGTGAGAACCTGAAGAaagcggccagcaagcaagccCATTTCTTCAACAAGAAAACGAAACCAAGGACGCTAGAAGTCGGAAAACGGGTTCTACTTCTACGCCCTGTGAAGAACAACAAGCTGGAACTTACATGGTCAGGTCCCTACAAGGTTGTGGAAAAGTTGAACGAATTCGACTACAAGATCCAAGTTGGCAGAAGAACACGGATCTACCACATCAACCTCATCAAGGAGTACCAAGAACGGGAATTGAGTTCCGCCACTCCCAATCCCAGTTCATCTGCCCAAGCGAGTGTTCCTGCTtcaaacgaagaagaaagtgaTGAAGAAGACGGAGGAGAAGAGGTCGTGGCTGTTGTCATGGAAGAGGACAACACGATGGACGATGACATTTTCAAGTATGACACTCAGAAGATGTTACCCCTCCTAGAAACTCAAAGAACCGAAAATGTGAAGAACATCCATTTCGACGAGAAATTGGACGAGGCAAAGGTCAAGGAGGCGAAGATGATCTGTGAAGAATTTGAAGAGTTCCTAACAGATGTTCCAAAGACGACGAACCTGGAAAAATGTTCCATTGAAGTGACAGAGAAGAAACCAGTCTTTGTGAAACCCAGACCCATACCTCACGCCATGGTAGAAACTGTCGAAAAGGAAATTGAAGAAATGCTGAAGTTGCATGTCATCGAACCTGCAAACTCTCCATACAACTCTCCCATCGTCCTGATAAAGAAGAAGGACGGAAAGTACCGTTTCTGTTCTGATCTGAGAGCTCTGAACAACGTGGTAGTGTTCGACGCTGAACCCATCACCGATGTCGACCATCTGTTTCAAAGTTTGGGAAAAGCGAAATACTTTTCAAAGCTAGACTTGACGAAAGGATATTGGGCGATCCCAATAGAGGAGGAGGATAGAGACAAGACGGCATTCACAACTTCAGCGGGCCAATTTCGTTGGGCCAACATGccatttggattgaaaacagcGACGGGGGTGTTTAAccgcatgatgaggaagctacTCAATCCAATCAGAAGAAAAGACGTCCACCACTTCATGGACGACGTGCTTATAGCAACTGaaacctgggaagagcacat CAAACCCTCCAAGTGCTACATAGGCTACACAGAGTTGCCGTACCTCGGACACGAAGTGGGAGGTGGAAAAAGGTGGCCAGAAAGCGACAAGATCAAGAAGATTCAGGACGCTCTCCCACCCACCACGAAGAAGGAACTACGGTCGTTCCTAGGACTCTGCAACTTCTACAGGTCCTACATCGAGTCATACGCGAACATAGCTGTTCCGTTAACCGACCTGACAAAGAAGTTCAACCCAGACAAGCTTGTCTGGAACGACGAAGCGAAAAGGAGTTTTGAGACACTCAAGGAGAAAATCTCACAGAAACCTGTGCTGTGTATGCCAGACCACAGCAAACCTTTCGTGCTAAGGACGGACGCCTCCGACAAAGGAATGGGTGCTGTTCTCATGCAAGAGCACGAAGAGACTCTACGACCTGTTGCGTACCAAAGCAAGAAGTTCAACGGAGCAGAAAGTAGGTACGCCACCGTAAAAAAGAATGCCTAG